Proteins from a single region of Ananas comosus cultivar F153 linkage group 3, ASM154086v1, whole genome shotgun sequence:
- the LOC109707797 gene encoding probable cleavage and polyadenylation specificity factor subunit 1 — translation LKVLETADDLGEVTETVDYYVHGSTIAAGNLFGRRRVIQIYAKGARILDGSYMTQELNFVAHNSEQTSSELPTVASVSIADPYVLLKMTDGSIQLLLGDPAACTVSLNAPAIFSSSTEPISACTLYHDKGPEPWLRKTSTDAWLSTGVAEPIDGNDGSYHDHGDIYCLVCYENGKLEIFDVPSFKSVYSVDNFVSGKTYLADTYTKDPNKYPDTKGYLNKEPVQNMRVVELAMQRWSGRYSRPFLFGMLSDGTILCYHAYFYEGTENAVKGGDPVSPRGSADTSSMSISRLRNLRFLRVSIDITTREEMLNAVSRPRITVFNNVGGYQGLFLSGSRPAWLMVCRERIRVHPQLCDGSIAAFAVLHNVNCNHGLIYVTSQGYLKICQLPSSFNYDNHWPVQKIPLLGTPHQVTYYAEKNLYPLILSVPVIRPLNQVLSSLLDQEMSQQIDNDNFNSDDLQKTYSVDEFEVRILEPDKSGHWDTKATVPMQTSENALTVRIVTLFNTTTKENESLMAIGTAYVQGEDVAARGRVLLFSFAKTNESSQNLISEVYSKELKGAVSNLASLQGHLLIASGPKITLHKWTGSELNGVAFYDAPLHVVSLNIVKNFILFGDVHKSIYFLNWKEQGAQLSLLAKDFGPLNCYATEFLIDGSTLSLVVSDDQKNIQIFYYAPKMLESWKGQKLLSRAEFHAGALVSKFLRLQMLPTSSDRSGATVPGSEKTNRFALLFSTLDGSIGCIAPLEELTFRRLQTLQRKLVDAVPHVCGLNPRSFRQFHSNGKAHRPGPDHMVDFELLSHYEMLPLEEQLEIAHQIGTTRSQILSNFNDLSLGTSFL, via the exons TTAAAGGTTCTTGAGACAGCTGATGATTTGGGAGAGGTTACTGAAACTGTTGATTATTATGTACATGGAAGTACAATTGCTGCAGGTAACTTATTTGGAAG GAGACGAGTTATTCAGATATACGCAAAGGGTGCACGTATACTAGATGGTTCTTACATGACCCAGGAATTGAATTTTGTTGCACATAATTCTGAGCAAACGTCTAGCGAATTGCCGACAGTGGCGTCTGTTTCTATAGCTGATCCTTATGTGTTATTGAAAATGACTGATGGAAGCATTCAATTGCTCCTTGGAG ATCCTGCCGCTTGCACTGTTTCTCTTAATGCCCCTGCTATATTTTCAAGCTCAACAGAACCAATATCTGCATGTACACTTTATCATGATAAAGGACCGGAACCGTGGCTTCGAAAGACGAGCACTGATGCATGGCTTTCTACTGGTGTTGCCGAGCCAATTGATGGGAATGATGGATCATATCATGACCACGGTGACATATATTGTTTAGTTTGTTATGAAAATGGCAAACTTGAAATTTTCGATGTGCCTAGCTTTAAAAGTGTTTACTCTGTGGACAACTTTGTTTCTGGAAAGACTTATCTGGCGGATACATATACTAAAGACCCCAACAAATATCCTGATACTAAAGGCTATCTAAATAAGGAACCAGTGCAGAATATGAGAGTGGTCGAGCTGGCTATGCAAAGGTGGTCTGGCCGATACAGTcgtccttttctttttggaaTGCTGAGTGATGGGACAATTCTTTGCTACCATGCTTACTTTTACGAGGGTACAGAAAATGCTGTAAAAGGTGGAGATCCAGTTTCCCCTCGTGGTTCTGCGGACACAAGTAGTATGAGCATTTCAAGGCTGAGAAATTTGAGATTTCTTCGTGTTTCTATTGATATCACTACACGAGAAGAAATGTTGAATGCTGTGAGTAGGCCAAGAATTACTGTATTTAATAATGTGGGAGGCTATCAAGGTTTGTTTCTTAGTGGTTCAAGGCCAGCATGGCTCATGGTCTGCAGAGAACGGATTCGGGTACATCCGCAG CTATGCGATGGTTCCATAGCAGCTTTTGCTGTTCTTCACAATGTAAATTGCAATCATGGTCTTATATATGTTACATCACAG GGTTACCTAAAAATTTGTCAGCTGCCGTCGTCATTTAACTATGACAACCACTGGCCAGTTCAAAAG ATTCCTTTGCTGGGCACTCCACATCAAGTCACCTATTATGCCGAAAAGAATCTATATCCACTTATTTTATCTGTTCCT gTTATCCGTCCTTTAAATCAGGTCCTTTCATCTCTGTTGGATCAAGAAATGAGCCAGCAGATAGATAACGACAACTTCAATTCTGATGATCTGCAAAAGACTTATAGTGTTGATGAATTTGAGGTCCGAATATTGGAGCCAGATAAATCTGGTCACTGGGATACTAAGGCTACTGTTCCAATGCAGACCTCTGAAAATGCCCTTACAGTCCGCATTGTTACGTTATTT AATACAACAACAAAAGAGAATGAATCTCTCATGGCCATTGGCACTGCTTATGTGCAAGGAGAGGATGTAGCTGCTCGTGGACGAGTGCTTCTGTTTTCTTTTGCCAAAACTAATGAGAGCTCCCAAAatctg ATTTCAGAAGTCTACTCTAAGGAGCTGAAGGGTGCCGTCTCAAATTTAGCATCTCTTCAGGGTCACTTGCTTATAGCTTCTGGTCCAAAAATCACCTTGCATAAATGGACTGGTTCTGAGTTGAATGGTGTTGCTTTCTATGATGCTCCACTGCATGTTGTGAGCTTGAACATT GTCAAGAATTTCATCTTGTTTGGCGACGTTCATAAAAGCATATATTTCCTTAATTGGAAGGAGCAAGGTGCTCAACTAAGCTTGCTAGCAAAAGATTTTGGACCTTTAAATTGCTATGCAACTGAGTTCTTGATTGATGGTAGCACATTGAGCCTTGTCGTATCGGATGATCAAAAGAACATTCAG ATCTTCTATTATGCACCAAAAATGTTGGAGAGCTGGAAAGGGCAGAAGCTTTTGTCAAGGGCAGAGTTTCATGCCGGGGCCCTTGTATCGAAGTTCTTGCGGTTACAGATGCTTCCCACTTCCTCTGATCGATCAGGTGCAACTGTGCCTGGCTCCGAAAAGACCAACCGTTTTGCTCTTCTGTTTAGCACGCTGGACGGTAGCATCGGCTGCATCGCACCGCTTGAGGAGCTCACATTCCGTCGGCTTCAGACTCTGCAAAGGAAACTAGTTGATGCTGTTCCTCATGTTTGCGGCCTGAATCCTAGATCATTCCGGCAGTTCCATTCTAACGGGAAAGCACATCGCCCTGGTCCCGATCATATGGTGGACTTTGAGCTTCTTTCTCA TTATGAGATGCTGCCATTGGAGGAACAGCTGGAAATTGCTCACCAAATCGGAACGACCCGGTCGCAGATCCTTTCCAATTTTAATGATCTCTCACTGGGAACGAGTTTTCTGTGA